A genomic window from Agreia sp. COWG includes:
- a CDS encoding acyl carrier protein: protein MALSTEEVLAGLAELINDETGIATDTVEMDKSFTDDLDIDSISMMTIVVNAEEKFDVKIPDEEVKNLKTVGDAVTFIVAAQD, encoded by the coding sequence ATGGCATTGTCCACCGAAGAAGTGCTGGCCGGTCTGGCCGAACTCATCAACGACGAGACCGGTATCGCTACCGACACCGTCGAGATGGACAAGTCGTTCACAGACGACCTGGACATCGACTCCATCTCGATGATGACCATCGTCGTCAACGCTGAAGAGAAGTTCGACGTGAAGATCCCCGACGAAGAGGTCAAGAACCTCAAGACCGTCGGAGACGCCGTCACGTTCATCGTCGCAGCCCAGGACTAA
- a CDS encoding beta-ketoacyl synthase, whose amino-acid sequence MSSKRIVVTGIGATSPLGGTARETWTALLAGESGARRLEQEWVAKWEIPITFAAQAKVPSSDVLERIETKRLDPSSQFALTAAREAWADAGSPEVVPERFGVDWATGIGGVWTLLDAWDTLRERGPRRVLPMTVPMLMPNGPAAAIEMSLGARAGARTVVSACASSTESIANAYDHLQAGYADIIIAGGSEAAIHPLPIASFAAMQALSKRNDDPATASRPYDVTRDGFVLGEGGAAVVLETEEHALARGARIYAEVIGGAVTSDAYHITAPDPEGSAAARAMIAAVEGFGYSRNDVAHINAHATSTPVGDIAEFKALRQVFGDSLAAIPVSATKASTGHLLGGAGGIEAIFTILALHERMAPPTINLTEQDPEIDMDVVTAPRTLPDGDLVAISNSFGFGGHNAVVAFKTA is encoded by the coding sequence ATGAGTTCCAAGCGAATCGTCGTCACCGGAATCGGTGCTACCTCCCCCCTCGGCGGAACCGCCCGCGAGACCTGGACGGCCCTGCTCGCAGGCGAATCCGGTGCGCGTCGGCTCGAACAGGAGTGGGTGGCGAAGTGGGAGATCCCGATCACCTTCGCGGCCCAGGCCAAAGTTCCCTCCAGCGATGTGCTCGAGCGCATCGAGACCAAGCGCCTCGATCCGTCGAGCCAGTTCGCGCTCACGGCCGCTCGCGAGGCATGGGCCGACGCGGGCTCGCCCGAGGTCGTTCCTGAGAGATTCGGTGTCGACTGGGCGACCGGAATCGGCGGAGTCTGGACCCTGCTCGACGCGTGGGACACGCTGCGAGAGCGCGGTCCGCGGCGGGTTCTGCCCATGACCGTGCCCATGCTGATGCCCAACGGACCGGCTGCGGCCATCGAGATGAGCCTCGGCGCCAGGGCCGGAGCCCGAACGGTCGTCTCCGCGTGCGCATCCAGCACCGAGTCGATCGCGAACGCCTACGATCACCTCCAGGCCGGATACGCGGACATCATCATCGCCGGTGGATCCGAAGCGGCCATCCATCCCCTGCCCATCGCGTCGTTCGCCGCCATGCAGGCGCTGTCGAAGCGCAACGACGACCCGGCCACGGCCTCAAGGCCCTACGACGTCACTCGTGACGGCTTCGTTCTCGGCGAGGGTGGCGCTGCCGTCGTTCTCGAGACCGAGGAACACGCACTCGCCCGGGGCGCCCGCATCTACGCCGAGGTCATCGGTGGCGCAGTCACGAGCGACGCCTACCACATCACCGCTCCCGATCCCGAGGGCTCGGCCGCCGCCCGCGCGATGATCGCGGCCGTCGAGGGCTTCGGCTACTCTCGCAACGACGTGGCGCACATCAATGCCCATGCAACGTCGACCCCGGTCGGCGACATCGCCGAGTTCAAGGCTCTGCGGCAGGTCTTCGGCGACTCTCTTGCAGCCATCCCCGTGTCGGCGACCAAGGCCTCGACCGGCCACCTTCTGGGTGGCGCGGGGGGAATCGAGGCGATCTTCACGATTCTCGCACTGCACGAACGTATGGCGCCACCGACCATCAACCTCACCGAGCAGGATCCCGAGATCGACATGGACGTGGTGACTGCCCCGCGCACCCTGCCAGACGGGGATCTCGTCGCTATCAGCAACTCGTTCGGCTTCGGCGGACACAACGCGGTCGTGGCGTTCAAGACGGCGTAG
- a CDS encoding MoxR family ATPase, which produces MPDRSSQPNQDPFERGLDLDEFSRLSGAILDNLEAVINGKTEVATLSLIVLLAEGHLLVEDVPGVGKTTLAKALARSVSATVSRIQFTPDLLPSDVTGVSIFNQQENRFEFKPGAVFANIVIADEINRASPKTQSALLECMEERQVSVDGVTHQLDAPFSVVATQNPIEMEGTFALPEAQRDRFMARISMGYPDADAELEMLHNRERQSPLENIAAVVTGHQLQLMIRAAREVFVSRAVEQYVVAIAQATRRDPEVRLGASPRATLHLVRAAKVAAALDGRDFVLPDDIDSLVVPVLGHRIVPTRRAVSDHRGGLEAIEETLIRIVQATPVPLVAARSL; this is translated from the coding sequence TTGCCAGATCGTTCATCTCAGCCGAATCAGGATCCATTCGAGCGTGGACTCGACCTCGATGAATTCAGCCGCCTCTCCGGGGCGATTCTCGACAACCTCGAGGCGGTCATCAACGGTAAGACCGAGGTGGCGACACTCTCCCTGATCGTGCTGTTGGCCGAGGGACATCTGCTGGTCGAAGACGTGCCGGGGGTCGGCAAGACCACGCTGGCGAAGGCTCTCGCCCGATCCGTCAGCGCCACGGTGAGTCGCATCCAGTTCACGCCCGACCTTCTGCCCTCCGACGTGACGGGCGTGTCGATCTTCAACCAGCAGGAGAACCGCTTCGAGTTCAAGCCGGGTGCGGTCTTCGCCAACATCGTCATAGCCGACGAGATCAATCGAGCGTCGCCCAAGACCCAGTCCGCACTTCTCGAGTGCATGGAAGAGCGCCAGGTGTCCGTCGACGGTGTGACGCACCAGTTGGATGCTCCGTTCAGCGTCGTCGCGACGCAGAACCCGATCGAGATGGAGGGTACTTTCGCGCTGCCCGAGGCTCAGCGTGACAGGTTCATGGCGCGCATCTCGATGGGCTATCCCGACGCGGATGCCGAGCTGGAGATGCTGCACAACAGAGAGAGGCAGAGTCCGCTCGAGAACATTGCGGCCGTCGTCACCGGCCACCAACTGCAGCTCATGATTCGTGCGGCTCGAGAGGTCTTCGTCTCGCGTGCCGTCGAGCAATACGTCGTGGCGATTGCCCAGGCCACCCGGCGAGATCCCGAGGTGCGCCTCGGTGCCAGCCCCCGCGCCACTCTCCATCTGGTGCGAGCAGCAAAGGTGGCCGCGGCGCTCGACGGAAGGGACTTCGTGCTTCCCGACGATATCGACTCGCTCGTCGTGCCCGTGCTCGGTCATCGCATCGTGCCTACGCGGCGGGCTGTGAGCGATCATCGGGGCGGGCTCGAGGCCATCGAGGAGACCCTCATCAGGATCGTTCAGGCCACCCCGGTTCCGCTCGTCGCCGCGCGGTCGCTCTAG
- a CDS encoding DUF3145 domain-containing protein: MVAPVAHGMIFVHSAPRALCPHVEWAAGRAIGRAVNFTWREQPVLRGSQRTEFYWEGPAGTGAVISSALRGWEHLRFEVTEDPGAGSDGGRWIHTPDLGIFYAQTDSAGNTVVPEDRIRAAMESAGTNAVELHRELRLALGQAWDDELEPFRHESDFSPVVWLHSVG; this comes from the coding sequence ATGGTGGCACCCGTCGCACACGGAATGATCTTCGTTCATTCCGCGCCCCGCGCGCTCTGCCCCCACGTCGAGTGGGCAGCAGGACGCGCCATTGGTCGTGCCGTCAATTTCACCTGGCGTGAGCAGCCCGTCCTCCGTGGATCTCAGCGCACGGAGTTCTATTGGGAGGGACCGGCCGGCACCGGCGCGGTCATTTCTTCTGCCCTTCGCGGCTGGGAGCATCTGCGCTTCGAGGTGACCGAGGATCCTGGAGCAGGCTCCGACGGCGGACGCTGGATTCACACACCCGATCTCGGCATCTTCTACGCCCAGACCGACAGCGCGGGCAATACCGTCGTGCCCGAGGATCGCATCCGAGCGGCCATGGAGTCGGCGGGAACCAATGCCGTCGAACTACACAGAGAACTCCGTCTTGCCCTGGGGCAGGCCTGGGATGACGAACTGGAGCCATTCCGCCACGAGAGCGATTTTTCGCCCGTGGTCTGGCTGCACTCCGTCGGTTAA
- a CDS encoding beta-ketoacyl-ACP synthase III, whose amino-acid sequence MKHAPLNQNRGSEFTRIHSIGAARGENVVPNEELIGPIDSSDEWIRQRTGIIERRRAGKDVLAVDLATTASLEAIQRAGIDPQQIGAVIVATISNPVVTPSISSLLAERVGANPAAAYDIEAACAGYTYGIAQADSLIRSGLAEYVLVVGAEKLSEFIDPADRSISFLLGDGAGAAIVGPSETAGISPSIWGSDGSKWDTIYMTGTHAQYRDGDIDVWPTMRQEGATVFRWAVWEMAKVAQRALDAAGVTSDDLAAFIPHQANMRIVDEFAKQLKLPESVAIARDIATTGNTSAASIPLATHRLLEEHPELSGGLALQIGFGAGLVFGAQVVVLP is encoded by the coding sequence ATGAAGCACGCTCCCCTCAACCAGAACCGCGGTAGCGAGTTCACCCGCATCCACAGCATCGGGGCCGCCCGCGGTGAGAACGTCGTTCCGAACGAAGAGCTGATCGGCCCGATCGATTCCTCCGACGAGTGGATCCGCCAGCGCACGGGCATCATCGAGCGCCGCCGTGCGGGCAAAGACGTGCTGGCCGTCGACCTCGCAACGACCGCATCGCTCGAGGCCATCCAGCGCGCCGGCATCGACCCCCAGCAGATCGGTGCCGTGATCGTAGCCACCATCAGCAATCCCGTCGTCACCCCGTCGATCTCGTCGCTGCTCGCGGAGCGCGTCGGAGCGAACCCCGCCGCGGCCTATGACATCGAGGCTGCCTGCGCCGGTTATACCTACGGCATCGCCCAGGCAGACTCGTTGATTCGCTCTGGCCTGGCCGAATACGTGCTCGTCGTCGGGGCCGAGAAGCTGTCGGAGTTCATCGACCCTGCCGACCGCTCGATCTCGTTCCTTCTCGGCGACGGTGCCGGCGCCGCGATCGTGGGGCCGAGCGAGACCGCCGGCATCTCCCCCAGCATCTGGGGCTCCGACGGTTCGAAGTGGGACACGATCTACATGACAGGAACCCACGCCCAGTATCGCGACGGCGACATCGACGTCTGGCCCACGATGCGCCAAGAGGGAGCAACCGTGTTCCGTTGGGCCGTCTGGGAGATGGCGAAGGTCGCCCAGCGGGCACTGGATGCCGCCGGAGTGACGAGCGACGACCTCGCGGCATTCATTCCCCACCAGGCGAACATGCGTATCGTGGACGAATTCGCCAAGCAGCTCAAGCTTCCCGAGTCCGTCGCAATCGCACGAGACATTGCAACGACCGGCAACACCTCGGCTGCGTCCATCCCGCTCGCCACGCACCGGCTGCTCGAGGAGCATCCGGAGCTGTCAGGCGGTCTCGCCCTTCAGATCGGCTTCGGAGCAGGCCTGGTCTTCGGTGCCCAGGTCGTCGTGCTGCCCTAG
- a CDS encoding PadR family transcriptional regulator, with protein MSVRSGILAVLSLGPAYGLQIHGEIEARTDRLGRINVGQIYSTLDRLESRGLVLPAGETDDGLPLYGLTSLGELEMIDWCRHAEPNASWSSMVGQVLMVISLPGHSASALIADYRRQLLAPLGHPGPDALTALADAASSAFASAGLTWLDSVELATREPDALARPLGQLRPRRGRRPTTD; from the coding sequence ATGTCAGTGAGGTCCGGCATCCTCGCCGTGCTGAGCCTCGGGCCCGCGTACGGCCTTCAGATTCACGGCGAGATAGAGGCCCGCACCGATCGACTGGGCCGCATCAACGTGGGACAGATCTACTCGACCCTTGATCGCCTCGAGAGCCGCGGCCTGGTGCTCCCGGCCGGCGAGACCGACGACGGCCTACCGCTCTACGGGCTGACCAGCCTCGGTGAACTCGAGATGATCGACTGGTGCCGTCACGCCGAACCGAATGCGTCGTGGTCGAGTATGGTCGGCCAGGTGCTGATGGTGATCTCCCTCCCTGGGCATTCTGCGTCTGCCCTGATCGCGGATTATCGCCGTCAACTTCTCGCCCCTCTGGGTCATCCCGGACCTGACGCCCTCACCGCCTTGGCAGACGCCGCGTCGAGCGCCTTCGCCTCGGCTGGCCTGACCTGGCTCGACTCGGTCGAGCTCGCCACACGAGAACCGGATGCCCTCGCCCGGCCCCTCGGGCAGCTGCGGCCACGCCGGGGCCGACGGCCGACGACAGACTAG
- a CDS encoding ACP S-malonyltransferase — translation MIVIVCPGQGSQTPGFLAPWLDVPGARDHLVELGEAADLDLVAHGTTSDADTIRDTAVAQPLIVAAGLLTLRLLLSEGRGDIIGGIAGHSVGEITAAVGAGVLSETDGMGFVRRRGLAMADAAATTPTGMTAVIGADEQELLALLDELGLQPANFNGGGQIVVAGAPEALAALAEAPPSRARVIPLQVAGAFHTRYMEPAVASLASVAELLTPSQPNTTLWTNRDGSVVADGRTFVDLLVGQVSSPVRWDLDMQAFASAGVTGLIEVAPAGALTGLAKRGLKGVPTVAVKTPDDLSAAYELLAHDA, via the coding sequence GTGATCGTCATTGTCTGTCCTGGCCAGGGTTCCCAAACACCCGGCTTCCTCGCACCGTGGCTCGATGTACCCGGCGCTCGTGATCACCTCGTCGAGCTCGGCGAGGCCGCCGACCTCGATCTGGTGGCCCACGGCACCACGAGCGACGCCGACACCATCAGGGATACCGCCGTTGCGCAGCCACTGATCGTCGCCGCCGGCCTGCTCACGCTGCGCCTGCTGCTCTCAGAGGGTCGAGGCGACATCATCGGAGGAATCGCCGGTCACTCGGTCGGCGAGATCACCGCGGCCGTCGGGGCGGGTGTTCTCTCCGAAACAGATGGCATGGGCTTCGTTCGCCGACGAGGGCTCGCCATGGCCGATGCGGCGGCCACGACTCCGACGGGTATGACTGCCGTCATCGGGGCCGACGAGCAGGAGTTGCTCGCCCTCCTCGACGAGTTGGGGCTGCAGCCCGCGAACTTCAACGGCGGGGGTCAGATCGTGGTCGCGGGAGCCCCCGAAGCTCTTGCCGCCCTCGCAGAAGCCCCGCCCAGCAGGGCCCGCGTCATCCCGCTGCAGGTCGCCGGAGCCTTTCATACCCGCTACATGGAGCCGGCAGTCGCGTCGCTCGCCTCTGTCGCAGAGCTGCTGACGCCGTCGCAGCCGAATACGACACTCTGGACCAACCGCGACGGCAGCGTGGTCGCCGACGGACGCACCTTCGTCGATCTGCTTGTCGGCCAGGTGTCCTCCCCGGTGCGTTGGGATCTCGACATGCAGGCGTTCGCGTCTGCCGGAGTGACCGGCCTCATCGAGGTCGCGCCGGCCGGCGCCCTGACCGGCCTCGCCAAGCGAGGCCTGAAGGGCGTGCCCACCGTCGCCGTCAAGACCCCCGACGACCTCTCCGCGGCCTACGAGCTTCTCGCTCACGACGCCTGA
- a CDS encoding DUF3488 and transglutaminase-like domain-containing protein, with protein sequence MSAQSRATRRASHHASWLVSLTVLAIIGIPLAGVTHLVAGFGWWFAAMGLATVSVGASWAVRACGLPGGVGTLAAFVAWSGGSILAFAPGTAVFGIVPTPTTINTLVAGFADAGAEIQAQSIPAEPVGSLVQLIAMSVGLLAVLADTAVVTRFPAFVGFIAVAVFTVPYAVQTRDIEVPRFVATTLVFVLLLWLTARRREPSGSGVPAAAATARAPGTALVMASTAVIAALVIPSVTPGLTADAFEDSSADGGFASVYGAGVDPVIQLGRDLRRGTPLLSLSYVTTAEKPLYLKLVDLSDFSEGVWQPDASDVPSVGTIERLSPPAGLGEAVPRTTVTSQVSIEALRSDWLPLPYPATSLTSAGSGWSADAGTGVVTLPSNRNDSRGDTYTVESLELAPTADQLASAGSTVPPALAREVQLPSDLPTIVSDVAREVTANSSTNYERAIALQAYFTSGQFEYSVETPVDRDFDGTNADALATFLEVKSGYCVHFAAAMATMARVLGIPARIAVGYFPSSAASSYVDGEPKYDVKTDQLHSWPELYFEGVGWLPFEPTPSLGISVPEYTLPAFAQQAAGPQAVSPTTESTTPATSTREDTESAPTTASTTAKPSVQLRGWLTSLGVAVGVFIIALIPAALRQWRRRRALTFIGAAPLPATAAWHELQDFARDYGIDVAQGDTPASFADRLNGLRRVAHVDVDRVRAAVEREHFADSSAMDATQESREAIRASLVRIESSITSEAETAARRRARWLPTSLFVRAPRP encoded by the coding sequence ATGAGTGCACAATCACGTGCCACGCGGAGGGCCTCGCACCACGCATCCTGGCTCGTATCACTGACGGTCCTGGCCATCATCGGAATCCCCCTCGCGGGCGTGACGCATCTCGTGGCCGGGTTCGGCTGGTGGTTCGCGGCCATGGGGCTGGCGACGGTGAGCGTCGGTGCATCGTGGGCCGTAAGAGCGTGTGGACTTCCTGGAGGCGTCGGCACCCTCGCCGCTTTCGTCGCCTGGTCGGGTGGCAGCATCCTGGCCTTTGCTCCGGGCACGGCGGTGTTCGGCATCGTTCCCACTCCGACCACTATCAACACCCTGGTGGCCGGCTTCGCGGACGCCGGCGCCGAGATTCAAGCCCAGAGCATTCCCGCTGAACCAGTGGGATCCCTCGTGCAACTCATCGCCATGTCCGTCGGTCTCCTGGCCGTGCTCGCCGACACGGCCGTGGTCACCCGGTTTCCCGCGTTCGTCGGGTTCATCGCGGTGGCCGTCTTCACCGTGCCCTACGCCGTTCAGACACGCGACATCGAGGTGCCGCGCTTCGTAGCGACAACCTTGGTCTTCGTCCTGCTCCTCTGGCTGACCGCCCGACGCCGCGAACCGAGCGGCTCCGGGGTGCCGGCAGCCGCAGCGACAGCTCGCGCCCCGGGAACCGCCCTCGTGATGGCGTCGACGGCGGTGATAGCGGCTCTGGTGATTCCCTCCGTCACTCCTGGGCTCACCGCGGATGCCTTCGAAGACTCGAGCGCAGACGGTGGGTTCGCCTCGGTCTACGGGGCCGGTGTCGATCCGGTCATTCAGCTCGGTCGAGACCTACGCAGGGGAACGCCCCTGCTGTCGTTGAGCTACGTCACCACGGCCGAGAAGCCGCTCTACCTCAAGCTGGTCGACCTGTCCGACTTCTCGGAGGGCGTCTGGCAACCGGATGCCTCCGACGTCCCCTCGGTGGGCACCATCGAGCGACTCTCCCCACCGGCGGGCCTCGGCGAGGCGGTGCCGCGCACCACCGTCACCTCCCAGGTGTCGATCGAAGCCCTGCGCAGCGACTGGCTGCCTCTTCCTTACCCGGCGACGAGCCTGACCAGCGCCGGCTCCGGCTGGTCGGCCGACGCCGGCACCGGGGTTGTCACGTTGCCGAGCAACCGCAACGACAGCCGGGGAGACACGTACACGGTCGAGAGTCTCGAACTCGCCCCCACCGCCGATCAGCTGGCCTCCGCCGGCTCCACTGTGCCTCCGGCACTCGCGCGAGAGGTGCAGCTGCCATCCGACCTGCCGACCATCGTGTCCGATGTGGCGCGCGAGGTGACCGCCAACTCGAGCACAAACTATGAGCGCGCGATCGCCCTGCAGGCATACTTCACCTCGGGTCAATTCGAGTACTCGGTCGAGACACCGGTCGACAGGGACTTCGACGGCACAAATGCCGACGCACTGGCCACCTTCCTCGAAGTGAAGAGCGGGTACTGCGTGCACTTCGCGGCCGCCATGGCCACGATGGCCAGGGTGTTGGGCATCCCGGCGAGAATTGCGGTCGGCTACTTTCCGAGCTCGGCCGCCTCGAGCTACGTCGATGGTGAGCCGAAGTACGACGTGAAGACCGACCAGCTGCACTCGTGGCCCGAGTTGTACTTCGAGGGAGTCGGCTGGCTCCCCTTCGAACCCACGCCGAGCCTAGGCATCTCGGTTCCCGAGTACACGCTCCCCGCCTTCGCCCAGCAGGCGGCCGGCCCGCAGGCGGTGAGCCCGACAACCGAGTCGACAACGCCCGCGACCAGCACGCGGGAGGACACGGAGAGCGCGCCGACCACGGCGTCAACGACGGCGAAGCCTTCGGTGCAGCTTCGAGGGTGGCTCACCTCCCTGGGGGTCGCCGTCGGCGTCTTCATCATCGCTCTCATCCCCGCCGCTCTGCGCCAGTGGCGACGGCGCAGAGCCTTGACGTTCATCGGCGCGGCGCCACTGCCCGCGACAGCCGCCTGGCACGAATTGCAGGACTTCGCGCGTGATTACGGAATCGACGTCGCACAGGGCGACACCCCCGCGTCGTTCGCCGATCGGCTCAACGGCCTGCGGCGGGTGGCACACGTCGACGTCGACCGCGTGCGAGCGGCCGTGGAACGCGAGCACTTCGCCGACTCGTCAGCAATGGATGCGACACAAGAATCGCGTGAGGCTATCCGGGCGTCGCTCGTGAGGATCGAGAGCTCGATCACCTCAGAAGCAGAGACGGCGGCGCGGCGCCGGGCGAGATGGCTCCCGACGTCGCTCTTCGTGAGAGCGCCTCGACCCTAG
- a CDS encoding DUF58 domain-containing protein encodes MPPRQLDSPTRAPESRPQPRLSAWPRPTARGIGLLAASALLFWLAPTLGQRDIVFGASVALALPLLALVFVRVRTPKLTVVRRFTPETASAGSECDVTLAVQNWSMAATPAATWSDGIDSPASHELPSLPAFRPLETDAPRVHVAHYRLRPQQRGVRPIGPFVVTLSDPFGLAVRRIVIGSTNDLVVTPAVDVLSRESFRLPNGDGGSQQSRRPTGAGEQDVIARKYQTGDSMRRVHWPATARHSELMVRQDDQHNDHEAVVVLDDRLGSYGSSSGRGTGARSSAGFEWAVSLASSIGLHLIDEGYRTRFVSASVDSRGQARDEAVTSAAQLLLSAALVTLVDDDAPYSIRSILADSGRAAGELPPLFVVVGDLDDESVSSLRRAAAGASSAVAFVVVPDQTAAPTWAASLHDALVSAGWFVVICDVRSSMSEAWESVGRSRVFQ; translated from the coding sequence ATGCCCCCGCGCCAGCTCGACTCCCCGACCCGAGCCCCTGAATCGAGACCACAGCCGCGGTTGTCGGCGTGGCCGCGGCCCACCGCGCGGGGCATCGGATTGCTCGCGGCCTCCGCGCTGCTCTTCTGGCTGGCGCCTACCCTCGGCCAGCGGGACATCGTCTTCGGCGCGTCCGTCGCCCTGGCGCTGCCCTTGTTGGCGCTGGTCTTCGTTCGTGTTCGCACCCCGAAGCTCACGGTGGTTCGTCGCTTCACCCCCGAGACCGCGAGCGCGGGTTCCGAATGCGACGTCACCCTCGCAGTGCAGAACTGGTCGATGGCTGCAACCCCGGCTGCGACCTGGTCGGACGGCATCGATTCCCCCGCGTCGCACGAGCTGCCGTCGCTTCCCGCCTTCCGGCCTCTCGAGACCGATGCCCCGCGCGTCCACGTCGCTCACTATCGCTTGAGACCGCAGCAGCGCGGGGTTCGTCCCATCGGCCCGTTCGTCGTCACCCTCTCCGACCCCTTCGGGCTCGCCGTCCGGCGCATCGTCATCGGCTCGACCAACGATCTCGTCGTGACGCCTGCGGTCGATGTTCTCTCTCGGGAGTCCTTTCGACTTCCGAACGGCGACGGCGGGTCACAACAGAGTCGGCGTCCGACCGGAGCCGGGGAACAAGACGTGATCGCCCGCAAGTATCAGACAGGCGACAGCATGAGGAGGGTTCACTGGCCCGCCACGGCACGGCACTCAGAGCTCATGGTGCGGCAAGACGATCAGCACAACGACCACGAGGCCGTCGTCGTGCTCGATGACCGCCTGGGCAGCTACGGTTCATCTTCCGGCAGGGGCACCGGCGCGAGATCGTCCGCCGGGTTCGAATGGGCTGTCTCCCTGGCCTCGTCGATCGGACTCCATCTGATCGATGAGGGCTATCGAACGCGGTTCGTCTCTGCGTCTGTCGACTCGCGTGGACAGGCCAGGGACGAGGCCGTCACCAGTGCAGCGCAATTGCTTCTCTCCGCAGCCCTCGTGACCCTCGTCGACGACGACGCTCCCTACTCGATCCGCTCCATCCTCGCGGATTCCGGTCGAGCGGCCGGCGAGCTGCCCCCGCTGTTCGTCGTCGTTGGAGACCTCGACGACGAGTCGGTCTCCTCGCTTCGCCGTGCGGCAGCGGGTGCGTCGTCGGCGGTGGCCTTCGTCGTGGTGCCCGACCAGACGGCGGCACCGACATGGGCCGCTTCGCTTCACGACGCTCTCGTCTCCGCCGGCTGGTTCGTCGTGATCTGCGATGTGCGGTCGTCGATGTCCGAAGCGTGGGAATCCGTGGGTCGTTCCCGGGTGTTCCAATGA
- a CDS encoding CdaR family transcriptional regulator produces MPKSKAETLAWLRTISGELATTTIKRLDATLPWYGDMPPGRRSAVGLVAQAGIKSFIQWYEDPSTTTWIASDVFGSAPRELLRSITLQQTLQLIRVVVEVVEDRVKGADASLREAILLYSREIAFASADVYARAAEARGLWDARLEALVVDSILSGEYDDELPSRIAALGWHGHGEVSVLVGTTPRVLDVDQLRRTARHLQADVLIGVQGNRLVLVIGRSIPAPGSAPEKVIAPVVAETDDAKADRTMSFLDIARALEPGFGPGHLVLGHEVPSLVDASRSAKAALAGFAVARAWRNAPRPALADDLLPERALAGDPLARSTLVNRVYRPLLDHSPELMATLWCYLDNGRSLEATARELFVHPNTVRYRLKRVSQVIGWDATGAREALILQSALILGTMHDHDSSVGRK; encoded by the coding sequence ATGCCCAAGAGCAAGGCGGAGACGCTCGCGTGGCTTCGCACGATCTCGGGCGAGCTCGCGACCACGACCATCAAGCGCCTCGACGCGACGCTGCCCTGGTACGGCGATATGCCGCCAGGGCGGCGCAGCGCCGTGGGGCTCGTCGCGCAGGCCGGTATCAAGTCGTTCATCCAGTGGTATGAGGACCCGTCCACGACCACCTGGATCGCCTCGGACGTCTTCGGTTCCGCGCCGCGTGAACTCCTTCGATCCATCACGCTTCAGCAGACGCTCCAACTGATCCGCGTGGTCGTCGAGGTCGTCGAAGACAGGGTCAAAGGCGCGGATGCCTCGCTCCGCGAGGCCATCCTGTTGTATTCGCGTGAGATCGCCTTCGCGTCCGCAGATGTGTACGCCAGGGCCGCGGAGGCACGTGGGCTGTGGGACGCCCGACTCGAGGCCTTGGTCGTGGACTCCATCCTGAGCGGTGAATACGACGACGAGTTACCGTCGCGCATCGCAGCTCTGGGCTGGCACGGCCACGGCGAGGTGAGCGTGCTCGTGGGCACGACGCCGCGAGTTCTCGACGTCGACCAGCTGAGAAGGACGGCACGTCATCTGCAGGCCGATGTTCTGATTGGCGTGCAGGGAAACCGACTCGTCCTCGTCATCGGGCGATCGATCCCCGCGCCGGGCAGCGCGCCCGAGAAGGTGATCGCCCCGGTCGTCGCTGAGACCGACGACGCGAAGGCGGATCGAACGATGAGCTTTCTCGACATCGCTCGAGCTCTCGAGCCCGGTTTCGGACCGGGGCATCTCGTTCTGGGACACGAGGTTCCGAGCCTGGTCGACGCGTCCCGCAGCGCGAAGGCCGCGCTTGCCGGATTCGCCGTTGCACGCGCGTGGCGCAATGCGCCGCGGCCCGCGTTGGCCGACGACCTGCTCCCCGAGAGGGCGCTTGCCGGTGACCCGCTGGCCCGCTCGACCCTGGTCAACCGGGTCTACAGGCCGCTTCTCGATCACTCGCCCGAGTTGATGGCGACGCTGTGGTGTTATCTCGACAACGGTCGTTCCCTCGAGGCGACGGCCCGCGAGCTCTTCGTGCACCCGAACACGGTGCGCTATCGCCTGAAGCGTGTCTCCCAGGTGATCGGCTGGGACGCGACGGGGGCCAGGGAGGCGCTGATCCTACAATCGGCCCTCATCCTCGGCACCATGCACGATCACGACAGCTCGGTCGGCCGGAAATAG